The following coding sequences lie in one Rutidosis leptorrhynchoides isolate AG116_Rl617_1_P2 chromosome 4, CSIRO_AGI_Rlap_v1, whole genome shotgun sequence genomic window:
- the LOC139841303 gene encoding uncharacterized protein: MSPKPGETLYLYVATSKECISTVLVVERERVQVPINFVSRVLQGAEANYPELEKLTLALVHTARKLRRYFQAHPIIVLNNKQIRQVLMKPEKSGRMAKWAIELGNKIIIPPVETKEWKLFTDGASSSDGSGAELMLINPEGQEFTYALRFEFNTTNNEAEYEALLAGLRIAKEMKIEHLKAFVDSQLVVNHVLGIFEARQPTIKLYLSKVRELMESFRSFTIEYLQAFVDSHLIESVALTSLSSSTSFSRHTTSPDFCFKQDRTRWLYIVER; this comes from the exons ATGTCGCCGAAGCCAGGAGAAACACTCTATCTCTATGTAGCAACATCCAAAGAATGCATCAGTACGGTGTTAGTAGTAGAGCGAGAAAGGGTACAGGTCCCAATAAACTTCGTAAGCCGGGTTCTACAAGGTGCGGAAGCCAACTATCCTGAACTCGAAAAGCTCACGCTTGCTCTAGTCCATACAGCAAGGAAACTACGGAGGTACTTTCAAGCTCATCCTATCATTGTGTTAAATAACAAGCAAATTAGGCAGGTACTCATGAAGCCAGAAAAGTCGGGAAGAATGGCCAAATGGGCCATAGAGCTCGGGAACAAG ATTATCATTCCGCCTGTTGAAACAAAGGAATGGAAATTGTTCACCGACGGAGCCTCTAGCTCTGATGGCTCAGGGGCAGAGCTCATGTTAATTAACCCAGAAGGGCAAGAGTTTACTTATGCACTGCGCTTCGAATTCAACACAACCAATAACGAAGCAGAGTACGAAGCTCTTCTCGCCGGGCTCCGAATAGCGAAAGAGATGAAAATCGAGCATTTGAAAGCCTTTGTAGATTCCCAACTTGTTGTGAACCATGTCCTAGGTATCTTCGAGGCAAGACAACCTAccataaaactctatctatcaaagGTCAGGGAGCTAATGGAAAGCTTCAGAAGCTTCACAATCGAGTATTTGCAAGCCTTTGTAGATTCCCACCTCATTGAGAGTGTTGCATTGACATCCCTAAGCTCTTCCACCTCCTTCTCTAGGCACACGACATCGCCAGATTTCTGCTTCAAACAGGACAGGACGAGGTGGTTATACATAGTAGAACGATAA